A single region of the Oncorhynchus keta strain PuntledgeMale-10-30-2019 chromosome 4, Oket_V2, whole genome shotgun sequence genome encodes:
- the LOC118374277 gene encoding cerebellin-2-like: protein MVVPARCPGPCAMLALSLLMGYGVVRCVAGQNDTEPIVLEGKCLVVCDSNPSSDGGVTSSLGISVRSAGAKVAFSAVRGTNHEPSDMSNTSMTIYFDQALVNIGNHFDLKASVFQAPRRGIYSFGFHVVKVYNRQTIQVNLMQNDYPIISAFAGDQDVTREAASNGVLLQLEREDRVYLKLERGTLMGGWKYSTFSGFLVFPL from the exons ATGGTGGTGCCAGCCCGCTGCCCGGGACCCTGTGCCATGCTGGCGCTCAGCCTTCTCATGGGATACGGCGTGGTGCGCTGCGTCGCCGGTCAGAACGACACGGAGCCCATCGTACTGGAGGGGAAGTGTCTGGTGGTCTGCGACTCCAACCCGTCCTCGGACGGCGGGGTGACTTCATCGCTCGGGATATCCGTCCGGTCGGCTGGCGCCAAGGTAGCTTTCTCCGCGGTGCGCGGGACGAATCACGAGCCCTCCGACATGAGCAACACGTCCATGACCATCTACTTTGACCAG GCTTTAGTGAACATCGGCAACCATTTCGATCTGAAAGCGAGTGTCTTCCAGGCGCCAAGGAGGGGCATATACAGCTTCGGGTTTCATGTGGTCAAGGTCTACAACAGACAGACCATACAG GTCAACCTGATGCAGAACGACTACCCGATCATATCAGCTTTCGCCGGTGACCAGGACGTCACTCGGGAGGCGGCCAGCAACGGCGTTCTTCTGCAGTTGGAGCGCGAGGACCGGGTGTATCTGAAGCTGGAACGGGGCACGCTCATGGGCGGATGGAAATATTCCACGTTCTCAGGCTTCCTTGTCTTTCCACTATAA